From Acidipropionibacterium acidipropionici, one genomic window encodes:
- a CDS encoding transglutaminase family protein gives MSRRSPSTGTQSPTFGLDATVWSTSIAVAVAMVLGSVTLIPLTADRGYILLAGLTVLIIEAISVTGRWLRLAGWVIHVLQALVLLGIGVGLGFSAAHSLNVGGSWFQQLWRVLLESSVTVQTQAAPLPADAGVRWLMVLLIGLVTILADILVLTLESPVWAIAPLLTLYIIPALTLRQDIPWWSFVLMAVGYLGVLLAEQLTTSRRWTRNLSSDSADSGSSRHRGAAGTALGGLGVAVAIPALALSLVLGSVLPTFGSLDINSPRPRGSGPLQLADPTIDLQKNLNQQSNSVVLRYNTPSRTGEYLRLASLTRVNSSGWHVSPVNLSQDAPASVPGLNASSTRRTVNVQIGDFGSEYLPAPYAPLTAPQGDWAWDPTNLTVISTANDRTDATRGLSYSVTSMSPDPDLGSFSQAAAGTPADKGTTTVPKDVPEQILKLTHSITATENTPVSKAVAIQEWLRDPRRFTYSTTAPPGDGYSVLTNFLTKTRSGYCIHFASAMALMARIEGIPSRVSVGFLPGTRQGDRWSVKASNMHAWPELYFQGYGWVRFEPTAAVASAPAWSVENPDSVPSSSASPSAGTSVPSSSPSASASPSTSSSPEPGATSSTGSSIPWNIIWRIAAAVLVVLALCLAPMTVRAARRRRRMSADDPSELVAGAWREVHDSWTDHGLVWPTGSPRQQFDEASRQLGDPGAGALHRLAMAEERARYARSLGELGDVTGDVSVVRRALKAGQTPRSNLLAGWLPASLWHRSGRG, from the coding sequence GTGAGCCGCCGTTCCCCCTCCACCGGCACCCAGTCCCCCACCTTCGGCCTCGACGCCACCGTGTGGTCGACGAGCATCGCCGTCGCCGTCGCGATGGTGCTGGGCTCGGTGACCCTGATCCCCCTGACGGCCGACCGCGGCTACATCCTGCTCGCCGGTCTGACGGTCCTCATCATCGAGGCGATCTCGGTGACAGGCCGGTGGCTGAGGCTGGCCGGCTGGGTGATCCACGTCCTCCAGGCCCTGGTGCTGCTCGGCATCGGCGTGGGCCTGGGATTCTCGGCGGCCCATTCCCTGAACGTCGGCGGCTCCTGGTTCCAGCAGCTGTGGCGCGTACTCCTGGAGTCCTCGGTCACCGTTCAGACCCAGGCCGCGCCGCTACCGGCTGACGCCGGCGTGCGGTGGCTCATGGTGCTGCTGATCGGCCTGGTGACGATCCTCGCCGACATCCTCGTCCTCACCCTCGAGAGCCCGGTGTGGGCGATCGCGCCACTGCTCACCCTCTACATCATCCCGGCCCTCACGCTGCGGCAGGACATCCCGTGGTGGTCCTTCGTCCTGATGGCCGTCGGCTACCTGGGGGTGCTGCTGGCCGAGCAGCTGACGACCAGCCGTCGATGGACGCGCAACCTGTCCTCCGACTCCGCGGACTCCGGATCGTCGCGGCACCGTGGCGCCGCGGGGACCGCGCTGGGGGGGCTGGGAGTCGCCGTCGCGATCCCCGCCCTGGCCCTGTCTCTCGTGCTGGGGTCCGTGCTGCCCACCTTCGGCAGCCTCGACATCAACTCCCCCCGGCCGCGCGGATCGGGCCCCCTGCAGCTCGCCGATCCGACCATCGACCTCCAGAAGAACCTCAACCAGCAGTCCAACAGCGTGGTGCTGCGCTACAACACCCCCAGCCGCACCGGCGAGTACCTCCGGCTGGCCTCGCTGACCAGGGTGAACTCCTCGGGCTGGCACGTCAGCCCGGTGAACCTGTCCCAGGACGCACCCGCCTCGGTGCCGGGGCTCAACGCCTCCAGCACCCGGCGCACCGTGAACGTCCAGATCGGCGACTTCGGCTCGGAATACCTGCCGGCCCCCTACGCCCCGCTCACCGCGCCCCAGGGCGACTGGGCCTGGGATCCGACCAATCTCACGGTCATCAGCACCGCCAACGACCGCACCGATGCCACCCGGGGACTGTCCTACTCGGTGACGTCGATGAGCCCGGACCCGGACCTGGGAAGCTTCTCCCAGGCTGCCGCCGGCACCCCCGCCGACAAGGGGACCACGACCGTCCCCAAGGACGTCCCCGAGCAGATCCTCAAGCTGACCCACAGCATCACGGCCACTGAGAACACCCCGGTGTCCAAGGCGGTGGCCATCCAGGAATGGCTGCGCGATCCGCGCCGCTTCACCTACAGCACCACCGCCCCGCCCGGTGACGGCTACAGCGTCCTGACGAACTTCCTCACGAAGACCCGCTCGGGATACTGCATCCACTTCGCCTCCGCGATGGCTCTGATGGCCAGGATCGAGGGCATCCCCTCGCGTGTCTCCGTGGGCTTCCTGCCCGGCACACGTCAGGGCGACCGCTGGAGTGTCAAGGCCAGCAACATGCACGCCTGGCCCGAGCTGTACTTCCAGGGCTACGGCTGGGTCCGCTTCGAGCCGACCGCCGCGGTGGCCAGCGCCCCGGCATGGAGCGTCGAGAACCCCGATTCGGTGCCCAGCAGCTCCGCCTCCCCCTCCGCGGGGACGTCGGTCCCCAGCTCCTCCCCGTCGGCCTCCGCGAGCCCGTCGACCTCCTCGAGCCCCGAGCCCGGCGCCACCTCGTCGACCGGCTCGTCGATCCCGTGGAACATCATCTGGAGGATCGCCGCGGCCGTCCTCGTCGTCCTCGCACTGTGCCTGGCCCCGATGACCGTACGGGCGGCACGGCGCAGGCGCCGCATGTCGGCAGATGATCCCTCCGAGCTGGTGGCCGGGGCGTGGCGCGAGGTGCACGACTCGTGGACCGATCACGGTCTGGTCTGGCCCACCGGCAGCCCTCGTCAGCAGTTCGATGAGGCCTCCCGACAGCTCGGCGATCCCGGCGCCGGTGCTCTGCACCGCCTGGCGATGGCCGAGGAGAGGGCCCGCTACGCCCGGTCCCTCGGCGAGTTGGGTGACGTGACGGGGGACGTCTCCGTCGTGCGCAGGGCGCTGAAGGCCGGTCAGACCCCTCGCTCCAACCTCCTGGCGGGCTGGCTGCCCGCCTCGCTGTGGCACAGGAGCGGCCGGGGCTGA
- the gcvT gene encoding glycine cleavage system aminomethyltransferase GcvT, with translation MSSPELKHSPLEQLHIDVLGAQLTDFGGWQMPLRYTSDLDEHRAVRTSAGVFDLSHMGEIRVRGRQAGEALDHALAGHLSKVPEGRAKYTMLLDPEGGILDDLVVYHMPGGDYLVVANAANTATDVAELTERASGFDAEVLDETEDTALIAVQGPQAVDVVGNALSASNLDPEEIESLPYYWCRFGKFQGDAFLLARTGYTGEDGYELYVPWAAAERLWRRLRQATDFNLIPCGLASRDTLRLEAGMPLYGHELSTAVKPSQAGLGRVVSFKKDCDFVGRSALEGRDGSSDRVLVGLAGEGRRAARAGYPVLDAGGATVGEVTSGVLSPTLGHPVAMAYVDPGSSAEGTALDVDVRGTAQPYTVVPLPFYKRA, from the coding sequence ATGTCCAGCCCAGAATTGAAACACTCGCCACTGGAGCAGCTGCACATCGACGTGCTGGGTGCCCAACTCACCGATTTCGGCGGCTGGCAGATGCCGCTGCGATACACCTCGGACCTCGACGAGCACCGCGCCGTGCGCACCTCCGCCGGGGTCTTCGACCTGTCTCACATGGGAGAGATCCGGGTCCGAGGCCGGCAGGCCGGTGAGGCCCTTGACCACGCTCTCGCCGGTCACCTGTCCAAGGTGCCGGAGGGGCGGGCGAAGTACACGATGCTGCTCGACCCCGAGGGCGGCATCCTCGACGACCTGGTCGTCTACCACATGCCCGGCGGTGACTACCTGGTCGTCGCCAATGCTGCGAACACCGCCACCGATGTCGCCGAGCTCACCGAGCGGGCGAGCGGGTTCGACGCCGAGGTCCTCGACGAGACCGAAGACACGGCCCTCATCGCCGTCCAGGGTCCCCAGGCCGTCGACGTCGTCGGCAATGCCCTGTCCGCCTCGAACCTGGATCCCGAGGAGATCGAGAGCCTGCCCTACTACTGGTGCAGGTTCGGCAAGTTCCAGGGGGACGCCTTCCTGCTGGCCCGCACCGGCTACACCGGCGAGGACGGCTACGAGCTCTACGTGCCCTGGGCCGCCGCCGAGCGGCTGTGGCGCCGGCTGCGTCAGGCCACCGACTTCAACCTGATCCCCTGCGGGCTGGCCAGCCGCGACACGCTGCGGCTGGAGGCCGGGATGCCGCTCTACGGCCACGAGCTCAGCACCGCCGTCAAGCCGTCCCAGGCCGGCCTGGGACGGGTGGTGTCCTTCAAGAAGGACTGCGATTTCGTCGGCCGCTCCGCGCTGGAGGGTCGCGACGGATCCTCCGACCGGGTGCTGGTGGGCCTGGCCGGTGAGGGCAGGCGGGCCGCGCGGGCCGGATACCCGGTGCTCGACGCCGGCGGCGCGACAGTCGGCGAGGTGACCTCGGGGGTCCTCTCCCCCACCCTCGGCCATCCCGTGGCGATGGCCTACGTCGACCCGGGCAGCTCCGCGGAGGGAACCGCGCTCGACGTCGACGTCCGCGGCACGGCGCAGCCGTACACCGTCGTCCCGCTGCCCTTCTACAAGCGGGCCTGA
- the gcvP gene encoding aminomethyl-transferring glycine dehydrogenase, with protein MTSTRPSRQGDTFSSRHVGAITGDRDRMLGTLGADSLTRLIELAAPADILDPVDAASLPAATDEAGVRRELTALAARNHPGRPLIGRGYHGTVTPAVIRRNVLENPSWYTAYTPYQPEISQGRLEALINFQQMVEDLTALDVANSSLLDEATAAAEAMLLARRASRAKSRRFLIGDAVLDQVRAVLAGRAEALDIELVEADLTDPRSWGPQVEQGCFGVLADYPDGHGRIWHPGDLFGAVHAAKGICVAECDILALALLTPPGEMGADVAVGSTQRFGVPLGFGGPHAGYMAVRKGLERQLPGRLVGASRDADGIPAYRLALQTREQHIRRDRATSNICTAQVLLAVMAGMYAVWHGPRGIRRIATRVHAQTVRLAEGLRAAGFPIGVEPFFDTLRIRVPGGARNLWEAARTAGFTLDLIDDDTLGISLDETVTDEEVADLVGLCGSAHDPAPAVTGADAGWEWPTALIRTSDYLTHPVFNSFGSETAMMRYLKRLADRDFGLDRGMIPLGSCTMKLNAAIEMEPISWPAFADLHPYAPASDAEGSLAMIADLETWLAQLTGYDTVSLQPNAGSQGEYAGLLAIRGYHHSRGEDGRRVCLVPSSAHGTNAASAALAGMRVVVVASDEAGNIDLADLAAKIATHSDELAAIMITYPSTHGVYETQVRRVCRMVHDAGGQVYIDGANLNALVGVARPGEIGGDVSHLNLHKTFAIPHGGGGPGVGPLAAKAHLAPFMPGSPVGTRVDHPLAGGGAVEHSGHPVAAGTFGSAGVLPISWAYIRLMGLDGLREATGQAVLNANYVARRLGSRIPVLYTGANGLVAHECILDLRPLTHDTGITVDDVAKRLIDYGFHAPTMSFPVSGTLMVEPTESEDLSELDRFCEAMLTIVDEAGKVAAGDWPADDNPLVNAPHPAARLLDDEWHHPYSRKEAAYPGMVASATRDAEAGLHVNPVTRIQAKYWPPVGRIDNAYGDRHLVCSCPPPEAFEEH; from the coding sequence ATGACCAGCACCCGCCCCAGCCGCCAGGGTGACACCTTCTCATCGCGCCATGTGGGCGCCATCACCGGCGACAGGGACCGGATGCTGGGCACTCTCGGGGCCGACAGCCTCACCCGGCTCATCGAGCTGGCGGCCCCCGCCGACATCCTGGATCCCGTCGATGCGGCGTCCCTGCCGGCGGCCACCGACGAGGCCGGTGTGCGGCGCGAACTCACCGCTCTGGCCGCGCGCAACCACCCCGGCCGCCCCCTCATCGGGCGCGGATACCACGGCACCGTGACCCCCGCGGTGATCCGGCGCAATGTGCTGGAGAACCCGTCCTGGTACACCGCCTACACCCCGTACCAGCCCGAGATCTCCCAGGGCCGGCTGGAGGCCCTCATCAACTTCCAGCAGATGGTCGAGGACCTCACCGCCCTGGACGTCGCCAACTCCTCGCTGCTCGACGAGGCGACGGCCGCGGCCGAGGCCATGCTCCTGGCACGTCGGGCCAGCCGTGCGAAGAGCCGGCGCTTCCTCATCGGCGACGCCGTTCTCGACCAGGTGCGCGCCGTCCTGGCCGGACGCGCGGAGGCCCTGGACATCGAACTGGTGGAGGCCGACCTCACCGACCCCCGCAGTTGGGGGCCGCAGGTCGAGCAGGGCTGTTTCGGGGTGCTGGCCGATTATCCCGACGGGCACGGCCGGATCTGGCACCCGGGCGATCTCTTCGGGGCCGTCCACGCCGCCAAGGGGATCTGCGTCGCAGAATGCGACATCCTCGCGCTGGCTCTGCTGACCCCACCGGGCGAGATGGGCGCCGACGTCGCTGTCGGATCCACCCAGAGGTTCGGCGTCCCGCTGGGCTTCGGCGGCCCGCATGCCGGTTACATGGCGGTGCGCAAGGGGCTGGAGCGTCAGCTCCCCGGCAGGCTGGTGGGCGCCTCCCGAGACGCCGACGGCATACCCGCCTACCGGCTGGCACTTCAGACCCGCGAGCAGCACATCCGCCGCGACCGGGCCACCTCCAATATCTGCACCGCCCAGGTGCTGCTGGCCGTGATGGCCGGCATGTACGCCGTGTGGCACGGCCCCCGGGGGATCCGCCGGATCGCCACCCGGGTGCACGCCCAGACCGTCCGACTCGCCGAGGGGCTGCGGGCGGCGGGATTCCCGATCGGCGTCGAACCCTTCTTCGACACCCTCCGCATCCGGGTCCCCGGCGGCGCGCGGAACCTGTGGGAGGCGGCCCGCACCGCCGGATTCACCCTCGACCTCATCGACGACGACACTCTCGGCATCAGCCTCGACGAGACGGTCACCGACGAGGAGGTGGCCGACCTCGTCGGGCTGTGCGGTTCGGCCCACGACCCGGCCCCGGCGGTCACCGGGGCAGATGCCGGCTGGGAGTGGCCGACCGCGCTGATCCGCACCAGCGACTACCTCACCCATCCGGTCTTCAACAGTTTCGGCTCCGAGACCGCCATGATGCGCTACCTCAAGCGTCTGGCCGACCGTGACTTCGGGCTGGACCGCGGCATGATCCCTCTGGGTTCGTGCACCATGAAGCTCAACGCCGCGATCGAGATGGAGCCGATCAGCTGGCCCGCTTTCGCGGACCTGCACCCCTACGCACCGGCCTCCGACGCCGAGGGCAGTCTGGCGATGATCGCCGATCTGGAGACCTGGCTGGCCCAGCTCACCGGCTACGACACAGTCAGCCTCCAGCCCAACGCCGGATCCCAGGGCGAGTACGCCGGGCTGCTGGCCATCCGCGGGTACCACCATTCCCGCGGCGAGGACGGCCGCCGGGTCTGCCTGGTGCCCTCCTCGGCCCACGGCACCAACGCCGCCTCGGCCGCCCTGGCCGGGATGCGTGTCGTCGTGGTCGCCTCCGACGAGGCCGGGAACATCGACCTCGCCGATCTGGCCGCCAAGATCGCGACCCACTCCGACGAGCTGGCCGCCATCATGATCACCTACCCCTCGACCCACGGCGTCTACGAGACGCAGGTGCGCCGGGTCTGCCGGATGGTCCATGACGCCGGCGGGCAGGTCTACATCGACGGCGCCAACCTGAACGCCCTGGTCGGGGTGGCCCGGCCCGGGGAGATCGGCGGCGACGTCTCCCATCTGAATCTCCACAAGACCTTCGCCATCCCGCACGGCGGCGGCGGGCCCGGTGTCGGCCCCCTGGCGGCCAAGGCCCATCTGGCCCCCTTCATGCCGGGAAGCCCGGTCGGAACCCGGGTGGATCATCCGCTGGCCGGCGGCGGCGCCGTCGAGCACTCCGGCCACCCGGTGGCCGCGGGGACCTTCGGCTCGGCGGGGGTGCTGCCGATCTCCTGGGCCTATATCCGGCTCATGGGCCTGGACGGCCTGCGCGAGGCCACCGGCCAGGCCGTTCTGAACGCCAACTACGTCGCCCGGCGCCTCGGATCGCGGATCCCGGTGCTCTACACCGGTGCCAACGGCCTGGTGGCCCACGAGTGCATCCTGGATCTGCGACCGCTCACCCACGACACCGGGATCACCGTCGACGACGTCGCCAAACGGCTCATCGACTACGGCTTCCACGCCCCCACGATGTCCTTCCCGGTCTCCGGGACGCTGATGGTCGAACCCACGGAGTCCGAGGACCTCTCCGAGCTGGACCGGTTCTGCGAGGCGATGCTGACCATCGTCGACGAGGCCGGAAAGGTCGCCGCCGGCGACTGGCCCGCCGACGACAACCCGCTGGTCAACGCGCCGCACCCCGCGGCGCGTCTGCTGGACGACGAGTGGCACCATCCCTACTCCCGGAAGGAGGCCGCCTACCCCGGCATGGTGGCCTCGGCCACCCGGGACGCCGAGGCCGGGCTGCACGTCAACCCGGTGACCCGCATCCAGGCGAAGTACTGGCCGCCGGTCGGGCGCATCGACAACGCCTACGGAGACCGTCACCTGGTCTGCTCCTGCCCTCCCCCGGAGGCCTTCGAGGAGCACTGA
- a CDS encoding ABC transporter permease — protein MSTHIHGSGSDITGRGTPRTPEQMAATARRWGFWPVTRWRLMQMRSYGWSMVGFAIGTPLLYMVAMGIGLGALVSANGTTVDGVPYLVFVAPAIMVSTVVLSATGELSYPVMEGFRWNHLYEGPSATPVGPGQIALGHHLAVMLRFVAQAVIFWGIMLAFGGAPGAWSWLSIPVTVLSSSAFGAPLQAYAASLVTDSSQFTFVQRFVVMPLMLFSGTYFPLSTMPVYLQWIGWISPIWHGTQLARDVTYGAGEPAWLVGVHLVFLVAASAAGLVCTARIYARRLSQ, from the coding sequence ATGAGCACCCACATCCACGGATCCGGCTCCGACATCACCGGGAGGGGCACACCTCGGACGCCCGAACAGATGGCGGCGACCGCCCGGCGCTGGGGGTTCTGGCCGGTGACCCGCTGGCGGTTGATGCAGATGCGCTCCTACGGCTGGTCGATGGTCGGCTTCGCCATCGGCACCCCACTGCTCTACATGGTGGCCATGGGGATCGGGCTGGGAGCGCTGGTGAGCGCGAACGGCACGACCGTCGACGGCGTCCCCTACCTGGTCTTCGTGGCGCCGGCGATCATGGTCTCGACGGTGGTGCTCAGCGCCACCGGCGAGCTGTCCTACCCCGTGATGGAGGGATTCCGCTGGAATCATCTCTACGAGGGACCGTCCGCCACCCCGGTGGGCCCGGGCCAGATCGCCCTGGGTCACCACCTGGCGGTGATGCTGCGGTTCGTGGCCCAGGCGGTCATCTTCTGGGGCATCATGCTGGCCTTCGGCGGGGCCCCGGGAGCCTGGTCCTGGCTGTCGATCCCGGTCACCGTGCTCTCCTCCTCGGCCTTCGGGGCGCCCCTGCAGGCCTACGCGGCCAGCCTGGTGACCGATTCCTCCCAGTTCACCTTCGTCCAGCGATTCGTCGTGATGCCGCTGATGCTCTTCTCCGGCACCTACTTCCCCCTGTCGACGATGCCGGTCTACCTGCAGTGGATCGGCTGGATCTCCCCCATCTGGCACGGCACCCAGCTGGCCCGCGACGTCACCTACGGCGCCGGCGAGCCCGCCTGGCTGGTCGGGGTGCATCTGGTCTTCCTCGTCGCCGCCTCGGC
- a CDS encoding DUF3040 domain-containing protein has protein sequence MPLSAEEQRRLAELEESLSADDPGFARTFSRNAPRPRKKAAGGSGSRRRTVGCSLAIALGVVMLLAGVEKSWIISVIGFVVMLVASLALYGGLGGRRPRAGAARDKARSDHPAGGGRQSFTEKMEERWRRRSDGQR, from the coding sequence ATGCCACTGTCAGCCGAGGAGCAGAGGCGTCTGGCTGAACTCGAGGAGTCTTTGTCGGCCGACGATCCCGGTTTCGCGCGGACCTTCAGCCGCAACGCGCCCCGGCCGCGGAAGAAGGCGGCCGGCGGGAGCGGGTCACGTCGCCGGACTGTGGGCTGCAGCCTGGCCATCGCCCTCGGAGTGGTGATGCTGCTCGCAGGAGTCGAGAAGAGCTGGATCATCAGTGTCATCGGCTTCGTGGTGATGCTGGTCGCCAGCCTCGCCCTCTACGGCGGGCTGGGCGGACGCCGGCCCCGCGCCGGGGCCGCCCGGGACAAGGCCCGGTCCGACCATCCCGCAGGAGGCGGCCGGCAGTCCTTCACCGAGAAGATGGAGGAGCGCTGGCGTCGCCGTTCCGACGGCCAGCGCTGA
- the gcvH gene encoding glycine cleavage system protein GcvH has translation MELTDLKYSKEHEWVALDPATGVATVGITDFAGEQLGDVVFVQLPGEGDELAAGQAIGEVESTKSVSDLFSPVSGTVSEVNAEIEDSPELVNSDPFGKGWLFKVADAQVPDDLLDRSAYLELTAD, from the coding sequence ATGGAACTGACCGATCTGAAGTACTCGAAAGAACACGAGTGGGTGGCCCTCGATCCGGCCACCGGAGTCGCGACCGTCGGCATCACGGACTTCGCCGGCGAGCAGCTCGGTGACGTCGTCTTCGTCCAACTGCCCGGGGAGGGCGACGAGCTGGCCGCCGGGCAGGCGATCGGGGAGGTCGAGTCCACGAAATCGGTCTCCGACCTCTTCTCCCCCGTCTCGGGGACGGTGAGCGAGGTCAACGCGGAGATCGAGGACTCCCCCGAACTGGTCAACTCCGACCCCTTCGGCAAGGGGTGGCTGTTCAAGGTCGCCGACGCCCAGGTGCCCGACGACCTGCTCGACCGCTCCGCCTACCTCGAGCTCACCGCGGACTGA
- a CDS encoding ABC transporter ATP-binding protein yields MSEKPVIRARNLRKTYGDFVAVDGIDLDVRPGESFGLLGPNGAGKSTTMRMIGGTLGRSGGDLSVMGLDPQTHGPEVRAHLGVIPQNDNLDEELRVADNLLMYGRYFGLPTSWLRPKVADLLEFAQLTDKAAEKVTHLSGGMKRRLTIARGLINEPSILLLDEPTTGLDPQARHILWDRLFRLKEQGVTLVVTTHFMDEAEQLCDRLVVIDHGAIMAEGSPAQLIRRYCSREVLELRFGSARNEEAVHRLSGVGVRREVLPDRILIYADSGDEALAEVTALGLTPTTSLVRRTSLEDVFLTLTGRSLID; encoded by the coding sequence GTGAGTGAGAAGCCCGTCATCCGAGCCCGGAACCTGCGCAAGACGTACGGCGATTTCGTGGCCGTCGACGGCATCGACCTCGATGTGCGCCCCGGGGAGTCCTTCGGCCTGCTGGGGCCCAATGGGGCCGGCAAGTCCACCACCATGAGAATGATCGGGGGCACCCTGGGACGCTCCGGAGGGGATCTGTCGGTGATGGGCCTGGACCCCCAGACCCACGGCCCCGAGGTGCGCGCTCATCTGGGCGTCATCCCCCAGAACGACAATCTCGACGAGGAGCTGCGGGTCGCCGACAATCTGCTCATGTACGGCCGCTATTTCGGGCTGCCCACCTCCTGGCTGCGACCCAAGGTGGCCGATCTGCTGGAATTCGCCCAGCTCACCGACAAGGCCGCCGAGAAGGTGACCCACCTGTCGGGAGGCATGAAGCGGCGTCTCACCATCGCCCGCGGACTCATCAACGAGCCGTCGATCCTGCTGCTCGACGAGCCCACCACCGGGCTCGACCCGCAGGCCCGTCATATCCTGTGGGACCGCCTCTTCCGGCTCAAGGAGCAGGGAGTGACGCTGGTCGTGACCACCCACTTCATGGACGAGGCCGAGCAGCTGTGCGACCGTCTGGTCGTCATCGACCACGGCGCGATCATGGCCGAGGGCTCCCCCGCGCAGCTGATCCGCCGCTACTGCTCCCGGGAGGTCCTCGAACTGAGATTCGGTTCGGCGCGCAACGAGGAGGCCGTGCACCGGCTGTCCGGGGTGGGGGTGCGTCGCGAGGTGCTGCCCGACCGGATCCTCATCTACGCCGACTCCGGCGACGAGGCGCTGGCCGAGGTCACCGCCCTGGGCCTGACGCCGACCACCTCCCTGGTGCGCCGCACCAGCCTGGAGGACGTCTTCCTCACCCTCACCGGCCGCTCCCTCATCGACTGA